In Nerophis ophidion isolate RoL-2023_Sa linkage group LG12, RoL_Noph_v1.0, whole genome shotgun sequence, a single window of DNA contains:
- the fancf gene encoding Fanconi anemia group F protein isoform X1: protein MAVMKHRWMPDAVKLKRRRERDATIVGHDCARAAFRAAQTKANVANGTRTHSTERERRMEAVLKNLSSTVELLAVAARSGDVIHWDAHTLSRAFHWACYCEHLFSRYHQNPTIREVMEVQLQRTNSSLRAVYGEYADLSFLDLSQCQHLLLKGLLNNPKLPLAIMKILFDTKAPEQSKPGDYPDVTGRGSRIIQCKSAGQILNLLSDQSAVGADVEVQASMLMENLDALLGCGVHTCWAQRFLDSFLQGCKEAEHLCLVLSAALLTGENTHAQTTSVDFLLDWIQQKHSLLRHICFKLPPSLVKDLSKRHVKFREAYCAVLKEQAGGMEYCINAGEWVQRNANPKLSFQEVTEHFVTLLKACPSWRSTVEKELNELKISDGDFDVRGLSVWGDLLEEIHKFQSDADG, encoded by the exons ATGGCAGTAATGAAACACAGATGGATGCCAGATGCCGTAAAACTGAAAAGAAGAAGAGAAAGGGACGCGACGATAGTGGGCCATGACTGCGCACGCGCAGCTTTCCGAGCGGCACAAACAAAGGCGAACGTGGCAAATGGAAC CAGGACTCATAGCACCGAGAGAGAGCGCCGCATGGAGGCGGTGCTGAAGAACTTATCGAGCACGGTCGAGTTGCTGGCGGTGGCGGCGAGGAGCGGTGACGTCATTCACTGGGACGCACATACTCTCTCCCGCGCTTTTCACTGGGCCTGCTACTGCGAACACCTTTTTTCCAGGTATCACCAAAACCCTACAATAAGGGAGGTCATGGAGGTGCAATTACAGCGCACTAATAGCAGTTTGCGAGCTGTCTACGGCGAATACGCTGATTTGTCCTTTCTGGACCTGTCACAATGCCAGCACTTGTTACTAAAAGGGCTCTTAAACAACCCTAAACTTCCTCTCGCCATCATGAAGATACTTTTTGACACAAAAGCACCAGAACAAAGTAAACCAGGAGACTATCCAGATGTCACCGGCCGTGGCAGTCGCATTATTCAGTGCAAGTCTGCTGGCCAAATCTTAAATCTGCTCTCAGACCAGTCAGCTGTTGGAGCCGATGTAGAAGTGCAGGCATCCATGTTAATGGAGAACCTGGATGCACTGCTTGGTTGCGGCGTCCATACTTGCTGGGCGCAGCGTTTTCTTGACTCGTTCCTCCAGGGATGCAAAGAAGCAGAACATTTATGTCTGGTCCTCTCTGCCGCTTTGCTGACAGGAgaaaatacacatgcacagaCTACCTCAGTGGATTTTCTCCTGGACTGGATCCAGCAAAAACACAGCTTGCTGCGACACATTTGCTTTAAGCTGCCCCCTTCACTCGTTAAAGACCTGTCTAAAAGACACGTCAAGTTCAGAGAGGCTTACTGCGCCGTTCTTAAAGAGCAGGCCGGTGGTATGGAGTACTGCATCAATGCTGGCGAATGGGTGCAACGCAATGCAAATCCTAAACTGTCTTTTCAGGAAGTGACTGAACACTTTGTGACGTTGCTTAAGGCATGTCCATCCTGGAGGAGCACTGTGGAAAAAGAGCTGAATGAATTGAAAATATCAGATGGAGACTTTGATGTCAGAGGACTGAGTGTTTGGGGAGACCTGTTAGAAGAAATACACAAATTTCAGTCTGACGCAGATGGATAA
- the fancf gene encoding Fanconi anemia group F protein isoform X2, which yields MPDAVKLKRRRERDATIVGHDCARAAFRAAQTKANVANGTTHSTERERRMEAVLKNLSSTVELLAVAARSGDVIHWDAHTLSRAFHWACYCEHLFSRYHQNPTIREVMEVQLQRTNSSLRAVYGEYADLSFLDLSQCQHLLLKGLLNNPKLPLAIMKILFDTKAPEQSKPGDYPDVTGRGSRIIQCKSAGQILNLLSDQSAVGADVEVQASMLMENLDALLGCGVHTCWAQRFLDSFLQGCKEAEHLCLVLSAALLTGENTHAQTTSVDFLLDWIQQKHSLLRHICFKLPPSLVKDLSKRHVKFREAYCAVLKEQAGGMEYCINAGEWVQRNANPKLSFQEVTEHFVTLLKACPSWRSTVEKELNELKISDGDFDVRGLSVWGDLLEEIHKFQSDADG from the exons ATGCCAGATGCCGTAAAACTGAAAAGAAGAAGAGAAAGGGACGCGACGATAGTGGGCCATGACTGCGCACGCGCAGCTTTCCGAGCGGCACAAACAAAGGCGAACGTGGCAAATGGAAC GACTCATAGCACCGAGAGAGAGCGCCGCATGGAGGCGGTGCTGAAGAACTTATCGAGCACGGTCGAGTTGCTGGCGGTGGCGGCGAGGAGCGGTGACGTCATTCACTGGGACGCACATACTCTCTCCCGCGCTTTTCACTGGGCCTGCTACTGCGAACACCTTTTTTCCAGGTATCACCAAAACCCTACAATAAGGGAGGTCATGGAGGTGCAATTACAGCGCACTAATAGCAGTTTGCGAGCTGTCTACGGCGAATACGCTGATTTGTCCTTTCTGGACCTGTCACAATGCCAGCACTTGTTACTAAAAGGGCTCTTAAACAACCCTAAACTTCCTCTCGCCATCATGAAGATACTTTTTGACACAAAAGCACCAGAACAAAGTAAACCAGGAGACTATCCAGATGTCACCGGCCGTGGCAGTCGCATTATTCAGTGCAAGTCTGCTGGCCAAATCTTAAATCTGCTCTCAGACCAGTCAGCTGTTGGAGCCGATGTAGAAGTGCAGGCATCCATGTTAATGGAGAACCTGGATGCACTGCTTGGTTGCGGCGTCCATACTTGCTGGGCGCAGCGTTTTCTTGACTCGTTCCTCCAGGGATGCAAAGAAGCAGAACATTTATGTCTGGTCCTCTCTGCCGCTTTGCTGACAGGAgaaaatacacatgcacagaCTACCTCAGTGGATTTTCTCCTGGACTGGATCCAGCAAAAACACAGCTTGCTGCGACACATTTGCTTTAAGCTGCCCCCTTCACTCGTTAAAGACCTGTCTAAAAGACACGTCAAGTTCAGAGAGGCTTACTGCGCCGTTCTTAAAGAGCAGGCCGGTGGTATGGAGTACTGCATCAATGCTGGCGAATGGGTGCAACGCAATGCAAATCCTAAACTGTCTTTTCAGGAAGTGACTGAACACTTTGTGACGTTGCTTAAGGCATGTCCATCCTGGAGGAGCACTGTGGAAAAAGAGCTGAATGAATTGAAAATATCAGATGGAGACTTTGATGTCAGAGGACTGAGTGTTTGGGGAGACCTGTTAGAAGAAATACACAAATTTCAGTCTGACGCAGATGGATAA